ATCCACGGCACAGGTCACGTTGCCGCTGTCGATGCCGCAGGCATCCGTCCAGGTGCTGCCGGTGGTGCCGATGCGCTGGGACAGGGTGTTCATCTGGCTCACCCAGCCCGCGAGGTCGCCGCCGGAAAGGGCATAGGCAAGGCCCATGGCGGCTTCGTTGGCGTTGCGGGTCAGCATGGCGTACATGGCTTCGCGGTAGGTAAAGGTCTCGTTGGAGCGCATATCGGCGTTGTTGGTGTTATAAACGTAATCCGAGATGGCAAAGGGCATCTGGAAGGTGTCGTCCAGATGGTCGGCATAGTTGGTCAGCAGCAGGGCAATGGTCATGTACTTTGTCAGACCACCGGCGGATACCTGCTTTGTGCTGTCCTTATCATAGACAATGATATTGGTATCAGTGTTGACGATATAGGCACTCTGTGCCTGCACCTGATAGACCGGGGTGGGGTCGAACATAGCCCCGGCGGGCAGCACAAGGCAGCTGAACAGGACAGCGAACGACAAAACCAGCGCAAAAATACGTTTCATGTGGACAATTCCTTTAAAAAGCGATAATATAAAACAACAGGCAGCACGGCACAAGCGCCGTGCGCCGGATAAGAACGAGATCACAGCGGAAGGCTGTATTCTTTATAATAACAGGTTTGGCGGGGTGTGACAAGGCTTATTGTGCCGATTTCACATCCGGTCAGGGAGGACAGGAATGGTATATCTGACAGGGGACACCCACGGCGACATCGACCGCTTCAAGCACGGAAAGCTGCGCTGGCTGGGCAAACGGGATACCGTGGTGGTACTGGGCGACTTTGGCTTTGTGTGGGACGGCAGCAAGGAGGAACAGAAAAAGCTGGATTGGCTGCGCAAGCGCCCGTATACCCTGCTGTTTCTGGACGGCAGCCACGAAAACTACGACCTTTTAAAGCAGTATCCCACCGAGGAACGCTTTGGCGGCAAGGTGCAGGCACTGGGTGGCAATGTGTACCATGTGTGCCGCGGCAGTGTGCTGGAATTGGAGAACAAAAAATACCTGTGCTTTGGCGGTGCGGAAAGCCAGGATGTGGAGGATCGGGAACCCGGCGTGAACTGGTGGAGGGAAGAAATGCCTTCGGAGGAGGAATACGCCTTTTGTGAGGAGAACCTTGCAGCGTGCGATTACAAAGTGGATTATGTGCTGACCCACGATGCGCCAAGCAGATTTTTGGATTTTACCGCCCTTGCCAGCGGCGAGACCAACCAGCTGCACAGCTTTCTGGATAAAATTTTGTTGAAGCTGACCTACGACAAGTGGTTTTTTGGCTGCTACCATAAGGATACCCAGCTTTCCACCAAAAGCCGCTGCGTGTTCTGCGATGTGATAAGCATGGGCGAACGGCACGCAAAGCGTTCCGTTCGATAACAGGGGCCGCTGCACTAGCCGTGCAGCGGCTTTTGCATTTGCTGTTGCTTGTGCGCAAAAACCTCCGGATCAGTTCATGGCTCCGGCTTTCTCGAACATCTGCTGCACCTGCTGTTCCAGCAGTGCGTGCTCCGGCGCTTCCAGCAGCGGGTCGTCGGCCAGCATGGCAACGGCTTCCGCCTGCGCAGCGTGCAGGGTGCGGGTGTCGTTCATCAGGTCGGCGATCTGCAGGGTGGGCAGGCCGTGCTGGCGGCTGCCGAAAAAGTCGCCGGGGCCGCGGGTCTCCAGATCGTACTGTGCCACCGCAAAGCCGTCCGTGGTGCTGCACAAAAATTTTAGCCGCTTTTGTACGTTTTCGCTTTGGTTGTCGCTGACAAGAAAGCACCAGCTCTCCGCTGCACCGCGTCCCACGCGGCCGCGCAGCTGGTGCAGGGCGCTCAGACCGTAGCGCTCTGCGTTTTCGATCACCATTACGCTGGCATTGGGCACATCCACACCCACCTCAATGACGGTGGTGGACACCAGTGCGTCCAGCCGTCCGGCTTTGAAGTCCTCCATCACGGCAGCTTTCTCCTTGGGTTTGAGCTTGCCGTGCATCAGGCCTACCCGGCGCTCCGGCAGCAGGGCTTTGGCAATGTCCTCGTAGTAGCTCTTGACGGCGTTCAGCCCGCCATCCGGTGTGTCCTCGATGGCGGGGCAGACCAGATACACCTGCCGCCCGCGCCCGATCTCCTGATCGAGAAAATGGTAGAGGTCGCGCCGCTTTTTGCCGGTGATGCAGCGGGTCTTGACCGGTGTGCGGCCCGGCGGCAGCTCGTCCAGAATGGAGATGTCCAAATCGCCGTAGATGAGCAGGCCCAGCGTGCGGGGAATGGGCGTTGCGCTCATCACCAGCAGGTGCGGATTCGCGGCCTTTTCGGCCAGCATTCCGCGCTGCCGTACCCCAAAGCGGTGCTGCTCGTCGATCACGGCAAGACCAAGCCGGGCAAACTCTACGCCTTCGCTGAGGATGGCGTGGGTGCCCACCACAAGGTCGGCTTCGTCGTTCCGGATGGCGGCAAGGGTGGTGCGGCGTGCAGCGGCCTTCATGCCGCCGGTCAGCAGGGCCACCCGCATCCCGAAGGGGGCAAGCATCCGGTTCAGGCCTTCGGCGTGCTGGGTGGCCAGAATTTCGGTGGGAGCCAGCAGCGCGGCCTGATACCCCGCCCGGATGCACGCCCAGATGGCGGCAGCCGCCACCAGCGTTTTTCCGCTGCCCACATCGCCCTGCAAAAGGCGGTTCATGGAAGTCTCGCCCGCCATGTCGGCCAGAATCTCGCTCACGGCCCGGCGCTGGGCTCCGGTGGGGGAAAAGGGCAGGCTGGCCCAGAACGGGGACGGGTCGGCAAGCTGCATGGGCGCACCGGTGGCAGCGGCACCCCGGTTTTTCATCCGGCCAATGCCCAGCTGCAAAACCAGAAGTTCTTCATAGATCAGCCGCCGCCGGGCTGCATAGGCCTGCTCTTCGGTGGCAGGGCAGTGGATGGCCCGCACGGCATCTGCCTTGGGGAGCAGGCGGTATTTTGCCAGCATTTCCGGCGGAAGAGGGTCGGGCAGAAGCTCTGCATGGGGCAGCAACTGCCGCACGCACTTGGCGATGGCATTGCTGGTCAGGCCCTCGGTCTGGGGGTAGACCGCTTCAAAGGGAGAAGCCTTGATCTGCTCGGCGGTGCGCACCTGCGGGTTGACCATCTGGCGGCGCAGCATCCCGCCGGTAACGATGCCCTGAAAATAATATTCCTGCCCAAGCTGCAGCTTCTGGGCGGCATAGGGATTATTGAACCATGTGATCTCCAGACTGGACACATCGTCCCCGGCAGTGATGCGCTCCATCCGCCGCCCGCCCGGCAGGATACGCCCGCCGGGTTTGGCGAACACCTCGGCCCTGACGACGCACTCCACATCGGTGGGCGCTTCGGCGATGGAATAGGGTTTGGTGAAGTCGATATATCTGCGCGGGTAGTGGCACAGCAGGTCGGCCAGCGTCACGATGCCCAGCTTCTCGAATCGCTCAGCGGTCTTGGGGCCAACGCCCTTCAGGTAGCGCACCGGCGTATCCGGGGTGAGGGTGGTATGGTTTTCGGCGGGCATGGCGTGTCAGCTCCTTTCCTGGATGCAATATAGCCATTGTAACACGGAGCGGCAGCGGATGCAAATGGCCCAAAAAGGAAAAACCGGCAGGACCTTTGCCTTTGGGCAGGAACTGTGGTACACTCGGAAGAAAAAGAGGGGAGAATATTTATGGAGATCCGTAAGGGGACCTTAAAGGACTTGGAGGCCATTGCAGCGGTGGAGGCGGCCTGCTTCCCGGCGGCAGAGGCGGCTACGGCAGAGGAGTTTGCCGAGCGGCTGCAGCAGTACGGCGATCATTTTTGGCTGCTGTGGGAGGGGGAAAGGCTGCTGGCCTTTGTGGACGGCTTTTGCACCGACTGGCCGGACCTGACCGATGAGATGTACGCCGACGCCTCCCTCCACCGGGAGAATGGTGCCTGGCAGATGATCTTTGGGGTAAACACCATCCCGGCCTGCCGCAGACAGGGGTACGCCGGGCAGCTGCTGCAGCAGGCCATTGCCGACGCCCGGGCCCAAGGCCGGAAGGGGCTGGTACTGACCTGCAAGGAGGCCCTGGTGCACTACTATGCAAAGTTCGGCTTTGTGAACGAGGGCGTTTCCGGCTCCACCCACGGGGGCGTGGTGTGGTACCAGATGCGGCTGAAGTTCTGAGGGGGACGATCTGGAATGGCCTACGCCTTGCTCCGGCCGTATTCAGCGGAAGAATAATTTTTAAGAGAGCAATGCCGGAGCGTCCGCGGAAGCTCCGGCATTGCATTTTCACTGGAGGGGGCGTAAAGGTAGACGGCATTTGCAGTGCCGCTTTCTGCGAAAGTGCGGCACTGCGGCAGACTTTTCGGCTTAACTGCAAAGTGACCGGTTTCGCCAGAGGCTCTCCCTTTGAGGAAAGACTTCCCCGCTCCGGGGAGTCTGTCACCGTAGGTGACGGAGAGGGCGAGGAGGCTGATAGGGAACAACGCAAAACAAAAAAATCCCGGAAGCCGAAGGCTTAATAGTGACAAGTAACTATTTGGCTACGAACAGGGACAGAAGACGGTGTGACCGAAAGGTCACGCCGTTTTTCTGCGTCCGTAGGTTGATTCTGCAATACTGGGTTCGCTGAAAACAGGAATGTCAACCTCGTCAACGAAGTTGAAGTAAATCTTGATTTTCTGCCGCCGCTTGCCGCTGGACTTGTCAGGAGCAAACACCTCGATTTTCTTGATATACTCATTTACAATCGTCGGTGTCAGTTCGGTCACGTCCACATACTTTTTCGTCAGGGCAATAAAGGCATCCAGACCATCATTCATTTCATTCTGCTGTTCCACCCATTCTTCGGTCACTTCAATTTCGAGTTTTAACCGTTCCTGTTCCGCTTCATAGTCAGCGGACATTTTCTTGTACCGTTCCTGACCGAGATTTCCAAGAACAAAATCCTCATAGAGCCGGGAAATGATAATATCAAGGTCGGCAAGGCGCTTCTTTGCCTGTTCCACTCGCTTCTTATCGTCCCGGATACTCTGCTCCTGATCGGCACGGCGGCAGTGCAGCCATTCCTCTTGAAAGCCCTCCACATCGTTTCGGATATACTCGTTGACTGCCCGGATTCGTTCCAGAACCATCTCACGAAGCACATCTTCACGAATATAGTGTGCGCTGCACATTCCACGACCACTTTTGTAGCTGGAACAAACATAATGGTCTTGCTTGCCCTCAAAGCTCTTGCAAGTGGCAAAGTGCAGCTTGTTTCCACAGTCAGGGCAGAACAGAAGCCCGGAGAAGAAGCCCTGCCGTTCCGCTTTTGCGGGGCGGCGTTTGTTTTTGCGAAGCTCCTGCACCCTGTCCCACTGTGCCTGTGATACGATGGCATCCTGCGTATCCGGCAGGATGAACATATCCTCCGGGAATTGGGAATCCGCTGTTTCAGCTTGTAGGATTTGGAATAGGTCTTGAAATTACAGGTACAGCCTGTGTATTCCATCCGTTCCAGAATACCTGCAACGGATTGTCCAGCCCAATGATATGGTCTTTCCGGCATTGCTTTCCCTTGCGCTGGGCATACAGAGCTTTTGCTGTCAGGATTTTTGGTTTTCCAAAATTCTGGCTATGGCATCCGGTCCCTTTCCCGAAACGGTCAGGTCAAAGATATATTTGACGATAGGAGCCGCATCTTCATCCAAAATCCAATGATCCTTGTCCGCCGGGTCACAACGGTAGCCGTAGGGCGGCTTGCCCATGTGCTTGCCGCTGGTTCCCCTTTGGTGGAGACTGACACGGACTTTCTTGCTGGTATCACGGGGATACCACTCATTGAAAAGATTGCGGATTGCAGCCATACCCTCGCTGTCGCCCCGTTCACTGTCCACCCCGTCATTGACGGCGATAAATCGTACATCATAGCTGGGGAAGATAATGTCTGTGTACTGTCCGACAGTCAGATAATCACGCCCGAAGCGGCTCAGGTCTTTGACCAGCCAGCAACCGACAAGGCCTTGCTTTACGAGGTCGAAGCCCTCCTGTACGCCGGGACGATTGAAGTTCGTCCCGGTATAACCGTCATCCACCAGAATTCTCAGGTTGGTGTACCCATGTTCTTTTGCGTATCTGGTTAAAAACTCTCTCTGATTCTGTATTGAATTTGATTCATCAGCCTTGCCGCCCTTGGAATTTTCCTTAATATCCTCCACGGATAAGCGGCAATAGATGATGGTAATTTTCTGCTGATCCATAACGTCCTCCTTTGCGTTTTGGTCAGCTGACAGAATCGGTGTGCATAATAATATATTATCATAATTTTGTGTCTGTGTCATTAACAAGCCACCCCTTATCCGAAAAAATGAGCCGTTTTACCTTGTCGGTAAGCGGCTCATTTCCATCACATACAGTTTCAATGGTGTACCACGTATTTCCAATCAGGCGTTCCACGGTACAATGGTACGGCGACTGTGCCGCTTCCTGCCGTTTCCGGCATTCCTCCACAAAATCAATGGGCGGTTCAAAGATAGGGTCGAAGCAGGATTCCAAATCAATCCCGGAACAGGCTTCTACCATTTCCAGATGTGGCGTACCATCCAGCATCATGTTATTCAGTTTTGTTACAATATTTATC
Above is a genomic segment from Faecalibacterium taiwanense containing:
- a CDS encoding GNAT family N-acetyltransferase, yielding MEIRKGTLKDLEAIAAVEAACFPAAEAATAEEFAERLQQYGDHFWLLWEGERLLAFVDGFCTDWPDLTDEMYADASLHRENGAWQMIFGVNTIPACRRQGYAGQLLQQAIADARAQGRKGLVLTCKEALVHYYAKFGFVNEGVSGSTHGGVVWYQMRLKF
- the recG gene encoding ATP-dependent DNA helicase RecG, whose translation is MPAENHTTLTPDTPVRYLKGVGPKTAERFEKLGIVTLADLLCHYPRRYIDFTKPYSIAEAPTDVECVVRAEVFAKPGGRILPGGRRMERITAGDDVSSLEITWFNNPYAAQKLQLGQEYYFQGIVTGGMLRRQMVNPQVRTAEQIKASPFEAVYPQTEGLTSNAIAKCVRQLLPHAELLPDPLPPEMLAKYRLLPKADAVRAIHCPATEEQAYAARRRLIYEELLVLQLGIGRMKNRGAAATGAPMQLADPSPFWASLPFSPTGAQRRAVSEILADMAGETSMNRLLQGDVGSGKTLVAAAAIWACIRAGYQAALLAPTEILATQHAEGLNRMLAPFGMRVALLTGGMKAAARRTTLAAIRNDEADLVVGTHAILSEGVEFARLGLAVIDEQHRFGVRQRGMLAEKAANPHLLVMSATPIPRTLGLLIYGDLDISILDELPPGRTPVKTRCITGKKRRDLYHFLDQEIGRGRQVYLVCPAIEDTPDGGLNAVKSYYEDIAKALLPERRVGLMHGKLKPKEKAAVMEDFKAGRLDALVSTTVIEVGVDVPNASVMVIENAERYGLSALHQLRGRVGRGAAESWCFLVSDNQSENVQKRLKFLCSTTDGFAVAQYDLETRGPGDFFGSRQHGLPTLQIADLMNDTRTLHAAQAEAVAMLADDPLLEAPEHALLEQQVQQMFEKAGAMN
- a CDS encoding metallophosphoesterase — its product is MVYLTGDTHGDIDRFKHGKLRWLGKRDTVVVLGDFGFVWDGSKEEQKKLDWLRKRPYTLLFLDGSHENYDLLKQYPTEERFGGKVQALGGNVYHVCRGSVLELENKKYLCFGGAESQDVEDREPGVNWWREEMPSEEEYAFCEENLAACDYKVDYVLTHDAPSRFLDFTALASGETNQLHSFLDKILLKLTYDKWFFGCYHKDTQLSTKSRCVFCDVISMGERHAKRSVR